In the genome of Catharus ustulatus isolate bCatUst1 chromosome 1, bCatUst1.pri.v2, whole genome shotgun sequence, the window cgttggtccaaatataaggcctggcagattgactacatcacactgcctcaaacccgccaaggcaagcgctacgtgctgaccatggtggaagccaccaccggatggttggagacctacaCTGTGCCCCACGCCACTGTCCAAAACACCATCCTAGGCCTGGAAGAGCaagtcctttggaggcatggtatCCTTGAGAGAactgagtcagacaacgggactcatttcaagaacagcctcataagcagctgggctagggaacgtggcattgagtgggtgtaccatatcccctaccatgcaccagctgcagggaaagtgGAGAGGTACAATGGACTGTTAAAAACCACCTTGAAAGCATTGGTTGGGAGATCTTTCAAAAATTGGGAGCAGCATCTAGCAAAGGCAACCTGGTTAGTTAACACCCGAGGCTCCAGCAACCGAGCAGGCCTTGCCCAATAGGAGCCCCTGCATATAGCAGATGGAGACAAAGTCCCAGTGGTGCATGCCAGACGTTTGTTGGGGAAGACAGTTTGGATTAATTGTGCTTCAAGTACAGACAAACCCATTTGTGGTGTTTTCTTTGCTCAGGGACCAGGTTGCACATGGTGGATAATGCAGAAAGATGGGCCTAAACGATGTCGGTCTCAGAGCAATCTGATTATTGGGTGACAACCATATGCAAATGTCACTTTTTGTTGAGGGTTACTGCTATTGTCTGTACATACCTGTATAATGTATGTATTTGTATGCCTAATGTATGTGTGTTCAGAGTTAGAATATATATTACTTTTGGTAATGAGTTGACAATGTGGGGATAAGAGGTGGAATGTCCTGGTGTGATTTTGTCATGTTGAATTGTTAACCAATTTGTCTGTTCAgcccagaaataagttttgtaCCTTTAAGGCTGGCTTTGAGAATGAAGGGGGTAGGGAAGGAGAAGCGGTGGGATGTCTGAGGCGGTTGTTTTCAAAAACATGGAGATAGGGGTTCCATCACTTTGTCTCCTGGATGGTTGCTGTGTGTGGACAGCTGGAGACAACTGTCCTTTGATTTTAGTTAGTTTTTCATTGACTGAAGCAGAGAAGTTCCCCAGGAagtctttttccttcttattcCTGGAATTATTTGAACCTGCTCAAGATGGGGAGGGGAAACACCAGGAGCATGCACCGGTGGCACACTGGGGCCTGGCCTGAGCAgtggcattttccagcactgGAGAAACTGATAACAGACTGAGCTGAGCTACCAGCCACAGGAAAGAGATTTTCTGAATTTatcatctcttcagagcagtaagaggttttgttgtttggtatTGTTtttgtgctgggcagtgctttgCCTGTTGAACAAActggttttttccacttctctctgaggaaatttcttcctggaaaggtTGTGGGAGGGGCCACTTGGGTTTACTTCCTGCAGGGGGGCTTTGgaggttttctcccaaatttgctCTAAACCAGGCCAGACGGACAAACCTGGTATCAACAACGGACCTTGAACTGGCACCACCATCCTTTCATCATTTTGTAGCAACTGCTAAATTCCTTCTTCTCTTAATAAACTCCTTTCTTTCTGACTCTCACACCTTCTTTCATAGAGCTCTCTCAGGCAACTCTGACTCTTTCTCTTATAGGCAGCTTCACACAGTGCTGATTCTTTCTCTTATAACAGCCCTACATAGCACTGACTTCTTCTTTCACTCTCTATGATGGGCTAAACCCAAGCTGTCTCTTTCTTAGCTGCCTAACCCTGACTGTCCCTCACACATCATCTTCTCACCATATCTGGCCCTTACAAGACTGCACATCCCTTACCTTGTCgcaccacagccagcagactcctTCTCTTACTCCAGCAGACTCTCATTCTCATGCTCCAAATGCAAGTGCCTGTACCTAGCGGCCAGCTAACCCACTCCTTCATATCCGCCAAACTGATTGGCCACACACAGGTGTTTTCACTCCTCAGCAATCAGTACAGTTGCAGTCATTGGAAAGGCCTCCCTCCTGCATTATCCTTTTAGCCTAGCTCCCCACACGAGAAGAAGAAGGACAAGATGAAGGGGAAGAAAGTGatgaagaaggagaagatgagaaacaaagagaatgaGATCTATaaagaaggaagacaaagacagagaaagggaaaaggaaggactTGATGACAATGAAATTTGTCAATGCACATGGCATAGAAAGGGAGAAGTCACTCTCATTTCTGTCCTTGGTCCTTTAGCAGAGCCATAGTGGCACAGAGGGCCTGGAGCTGTAGCAGCCTTTGCCCCTGGACGGCTCCCAGCTCCGAAACCAAAACCCTTTCACCGCTACATCAGATGTGCAAGAGCTGCTTGTCTCATGGCCTGCTTGTCTCATGGCCTGCAAGCAATGAGATCTGTCTTTCTTCAGAAAGAGGGCTTGGAGCTTCATCTCTGTCCCTGAcgcattcccagagctctccttCATATCCTCCCAATTCtccattaatttcattttcttttccattttaaccTACACTGTgccctttcctcttcctttttacTGTTACTTTTAACttctattttcagttttcacagAACCATATTTTCCCCACTCACACCTGAAAATCCCCCATCCACGGGGCCCACATGACATGGGAAAAAGGAGGCATAGAGACAGGAATTGGATGCAGGAAATCTTTATTGTACCAAGATGGGAagaagaggaggggagagggacagTGGGAAGTCCCTAGGCAGGCCAGGTGTCACAGGCAGCAGAAGGCCAGGGCAGCTTGTGCAGAGCTCAACTTCTCCATGCTGGGCTGAGGCGGCTGCAGGGGTttgagctgggctgtggtggctctAGCAGGGCCCGCATGTGTCCCAGAACTTCTTGCTGTAGTGGGGCAGGGCGCAAGGGCTGTAGGCAGGAGCAGCGCAGGCTCTGCCAAAGGTGCAGAGGCCACCTGAGGCCTGGGTGGCGCCGGCGCCGTAGAGgccgcccagccccagggagccgcCAAAGGCCGGTGCTCCAGAGGAGCCCACCACGGCtcgctgggggaaggaggtgaggatggggcCGGGGAAGGTGACCACCACGGGGGGCGGCTGGATCAAGGCAGACGAGTCGGGACACTGGCGGGCGCACAGCTCGTTGCAGCTCTCAGCgatgggctggggcacagcgacgctggtttttggggtgcacacATCGTAGCAGGACATCTTGGTGAGGGGTGCAAGAGTGCTCTGCAAGAGATGGTAgccatggcaggagagcagcagatgCAGCGCACGAGCCACATGGGTAGGGGCTGAAAcagggagccaggagcagaAGCGTTTGCACACTTACCCTTTACCCTTAGCAGGAGAAGGTGGCCAGGCGAGTGTATGGCCCAGTCTGGCCCAGGCAGGGCTTTTATAGCAGCCCCAGCATTGCTCAGCTCCAAACAGACCAATCAGGACATTGGACACTCCCTGCTGATGCTGCTCACACCAGTGctttgtgcagctcctgcccttcaTTGAATCAGCATTcccctggtgtcacccaggtACCTCCCACTGTCCAAGCCATCTTGTTCTTCCTGCCACATCAGATACTTGATAGCAAGGATTGCAGACAGGAATGGGCGCCAGGAAGGTCTTTAATGGTCCAAAGGGGAGGGACAGGTCTGGAATCAGGGTTGCTGATTCAGGGATGGGCAGTGGCCACACAtcactgctgtcagcagcagcagggagtgtCCACCATGCAGATTGGCCTGACTGGAGCTGGACAATAGTGGGGCTACTATAAAAGCCCTTCATGGGCCAGACTGGGCCTTACACCCCCGTGGCCACCTTCCCCTCCCAAGTGACAAGGGTAAGTGTGTGAGCACTTCAACTCGTGGGTCCCTGATTCAGCTCCTTACCCTGTGGCTTAGGTGCTGCCTCGGCTGCTCTCCTGGAATGACTGCCCTCTCTTGCAGAACACCCTCACATTCTCCCACCAAGATGTCCTGCTATGACCTGTGCACCCCCAAAACCAGcgtggctgtgccccagcccatcGCTGAGAGCTGCAACGAGCTGTGCGCCCGCCAGTGCCCCGACTCGTCTGCCTTGATCCAGCCGCCCCCCATGGTGGTCACCTTCCCCGgccccatcctcacctcctTCCCCTAGCAAGCCGTGGTGGGCTCCTCTGGAGCACCGGCCTTTGGCGGCTCCCTGGGACTGGGCGGCCTCTACGGCACCGGCGCCACCCAGGCCTCGGGTGGCCTCTGCACCTTTGGCAGAgcctgcgctgctcccgccTACAGCCCTTGCGCCCTGCCCCGCTACAGCAAGAAGCTCTGGGACACCTGTGGGCTCTGCTagagccaccacagcccagccc includes:
- the LOC116993528 gene encoding scale keratin-like, producing MGQTGPYTPVATFPSQVTRMSCYDLCTPKTSVAVPQPIAESCNELCARQCPDSSALIQPPPMQAVVGSSGAPAFGGSLGLGGLYGTGATQASGGLCTFGRACAAPAYSPCALPRYSKKLWDTCGLC
- the LOC116993480 gene encoding scale keratin-like; this encodes MSCYDVCTPKTSVAVPQPIAESCNELCARQCPDSSALIQPPPVVVTFPGPILTSFPQRAVVGSSGAPAFGGSLGLGGLYGAGATQASGGLCTFGRACAAPAYSPCALPHYSKKFWDTCGPC